From one Culex quinquefasciatus strain JHB chromosome 3, VPISU_Cqui_1.0_pri_paternal, whole genome shotgun sequence genomic stretch:
- the LOC6040490 gene encoding alpha-(1,6)-fucosyltransferase: MILRQLMGLNTWVRVLIAFISVWVILVLIFYSKLNTGGANDTEDAFRRLNQALSYLEKSKQVDQELRTLIDEYISDTSYNRKQKFVDELGNKLQIQGAGAGHFKGVPSLEYEQLRRRVYSNTQELWNFLNSEVIKAAKIGRKNSPEIAPPLDALLSLASEHKRSLLNDINQMRASDGYEFWRYKESKDLSDLVQRRLSYLQNPEDCSTARKLVCRLNKGCGYGCQLHHVVYCFIMAYATERTLILKSKGWRYHKAGWEEVFQPISDTCLDANGATHASWPGTTETQVLTVPIIDSLNPRPPYLPLAIPADLAPRLMKLHGDPIVWWIGQFLKYLLKPTGETRQMLENGMEKLGFRKPIVGVHVRRTDKVGTEAAFHGIEEYMMAVDDYYNQVEMTEAIDKRRVFIASDDPKVIDEAKSKYPHYEIIGDPDVAKVAAVSTRYTDSSLNGIILDIHLLSLSDYLVCTFSSQVCRVAYEIMQTLYPDASGRFKSLDDIYYYGGQNAHNREVVLAHNPKNHDEIHMRKGDLVGVAGNHWNGYSKGKNSRTSQVGLFPSFKVNDKIEVVDLPKYPKVK; encoded by the exons atgatTCTCCGACAATTGATGGGACTCAACACCTGGGTCCGAGTGCTGATAGCATTCATCTCGGTGTGGGTTATTCTGGTGTTGATTTTCTACTCCAAGTTGAATACCGGAGGTGCGAACGACACCGAAGATGCATTCCGAAGGCTGAACCAAGCGCTAAGCTACCTGGAAAAGTCCAAACAAGTCGACCAGGAGCTGCGGACTCTGATCGACGAGTACATAAGTGATACGTCGTACAATCGCAAGCAAAAGTTTGTCGATGAGCTGGGTAACAAGCTGCAGATCCAGGGCGCCGGAGCTGGCCATTTCAAGGGAGTTCCGTCGCTGGAGTATGAACAGCTGCGTCGTAGGGTGTACAGCAACACGCAAGAGTTGTGGAACTTCCTCAACTCTGAAGTAATAAAAGCAGCTAAAATCGGACGGAAAAACTCGCCGGAGATTGCGCCTCCGTTGGACGCGCTGCTATCGCTGGCCTCGGAACATAAGCGCTCCCTGCTGAACGACATCAACCAGATGCGAGCCAGCGATGGGTACGAATTCTGGCGCTACAAAGAGTCCAAGGATCTGAGTGACTTGGTCCAGCGACGTCTGAGCTATCTGCAAAACCCAGAAGACTGTAGTACCGCTCGAAAACTAGTTTGTAGGCTGAACAAGGGCTGCGGATACGGCTGTCAGCTGCACCACGTAGTCTATTGCTTCATCATGGCGTACGCAACCGAACGAACGCTGATCCTCAAGTCCAAGGGATGGCGATACCACAAGGCCGGCTGGGAGGAGGTGTTCCAGCCCATCTCGGACACTTGTCTGGACGCGAACGGTGCCACCCACGCCAGCTGGCCCGGCACTACCGAAACGCAGGTCCTCACGGTGCCAATCATCGACTCGCTCAATCCGCGACCTCCGTATCTGCCACTGGCGATCCCCGCCGACCTGGCGCCCCGCCTGATGAAGCTGCACGGCGATCCGATCGTGTGGTGGATCGGACAATTCCTCAAGTACCTGCTGAAACCGACCGGCGAGACGCGCCAAATGCTCGAGAATGGCATGGAGAAGTTGGGCTTCCGGAAACCGATCGTAGG AGTTCACGTCAGACGTACCGACAAAGTCGGTACCGAAGCAGCATTCCACGGAATTGAAGAGTACATGATGGCGGTGGACGATTACTACAATCAGGTTGAAATGACGGAGGCAATTGACAAGCGGAGAGTGTTCATCGCTAGTGACGATCCCAAG GTCATCGACGAGGCCAAATCCAAGTACCCGCACTACGAGATCATCGGCGACCCGGACGTGGCCAAGGTGGCGGCCGTGTCAACGCGCTACACCGACTCGTCCCTGAACGGCATCATCCTGGACATCCACCTGCTGTCGCTGAGCGACTACCTCGTGTGTACGTTCAGCTCGCAGGTGTGCCGCGTGGCGTACGAGATCATGCAGACGCTGTACCCGGACGCGTCCGGCCGGTTCAAATCGCTGGACGACATCTACTACTACGGCGGCCAGAACGCGCACAACCGGGAGGTGGTGCTGGCGCACAACCCGAAGAACCACGACGAAATTCACATGCGCAAGGGCGATCTGGTGGGGGTGGCCGGGAACCACTGGAACGGGTACTCCAAGGGGAAGAACTCGCGCACCAGCCAGGTCGGGCTGTTTCCTTCGTTTAAGGTTAACGACAAAATCGAGGTGGTAGATCTTCCCAAGTATCCCAAAGTGAAGTAA
- the LOC6040491 gene encoding biogenesis of lysosome-related organelles complex 1 subunit 1: MLSAMIKDHQARQAAKKEEQERRRKEAILSANELTQNLVDHLNVGVAQAYLNQKRLDAEAKQLHVGATNFAKQTQQWLTLIENFNGSLKEIGDVENWAKTIENDMNVITTALEIAYKTSREK, from the exons ATGTTATCAGCAATGATTAAGGATCACCAGGCTCGACAGGCTGCCAAAAAGGAGGAACAAG AGCGACGTCGAAAGGAGGCAATCCTGTCTGCGAACGAACTAACTCAGAATCTTGTCGACCACCTTAATGTGGG CGTTGCTCAAGCCTACCTGAACCAGAAGCGGCTCGATGCGGAAGCCAAGCAGCTGCACGTAGGTGCGACGAATTTTGCGAAGCAAACCCAGCAGTGGCTGACGCTCATCGAGAATTTTAATGGATCGCTGAAG gaaattggcgatgtcgaaaaCTGGGCCAAAACCATCGAGAACGATATGAACGTCATTACGACTGCACTGGAGATTGCTTATAAAACGAGTCGTGAAAAGTAG